The Micromonospora sediminicola genome contains a region encoding:
- a CDS encoding HTH domain-containing protein, protein MSQATELAAAAGSTDPKVGLRAVLALRRLLERLEVVQVDNARRQGWSWQEIADALEVSRQAVHKKHAGRPAVPGSWEA, encoded by the coding sequence ATGAGTCAGGCGACGGAACTCGCGGCGGCAGCCGGCAGCACCGACCCCAAGGTCGGTCTGCGGGCCGTGCTCGCCCTGCGCCGGCTGCTCGAGCGGCTCGAGGTGGTCCAGGTCGACAACGCCCGGCGACAGGGCTGGTCCTGGCAGGAGATCGCCGACGCCCTCGAGGTCAGCCGGCAGGCGGTCCACAAGAAGCACGCCGGTCGACCGGCGGTGCCCGGAAGCTGGGAGGCGTGA
- a CDS encoding oxidoreductase, with the protein MTAVLITGTSSGIGRATVRRLARRPDLTVYATARKVDAIADLADAGARLLPLDVTDEASMRAAVAAVEAAHGQVDVLINNAGYGEYGPVEETPMDRVRAQFETNVFGLARLTQLVLPGMRRAGRGRIVNVSSMGGRLVFPGGGYYHASKYAVEALSDALRQEVRPFGVDVAIIEPGLIRTGFGAVAASSLGAGADPTGPYGRMVAAVDAAMAKSYRNPLLAAPPEAVARVIERSVVARRPRTRYLVTAAAWAMVHTRRLLGARLFDAVNRLQFR; encoded by the coding sequence ATGACCGCCGTCCTGATCACCGGCACCTCCTCCGGCATCGGCCGGGCCACCGTCCGCCGGCTCGCCCGCCGCCCCGACCTCACCGTGTACGCGACCGCGCGCAAGGTCGACGCGATCGCCGACCTGGCCGACGCCGGCGCCCGGCTCCTCCCCCTCGACGTCACCGACGAGGCCTCCATGCGCGCCGCCGTGGCCGCGGTGGAGGCCGCGCACGGCCAGGTCGACGTGCTGATCAACAACGCCGGCTACGGCGAGTACGGCCCGGTCGAGGAGACCCCGATGGACCGGGTGCGCGCCCAGTTCGAGACCAACGTCTTCGGGCTCGCCCGGCTCACCCAGCTCGTGCTGCCCGGCATGCGCCGGGCCGGCCGGGGCCGGATCGTCAACGTCAGCTCCATGGGCGGCCGGCTGGTCTTCCCCGGCGGCGGCTACTACCACGCCAGCAAGTACGCGGTGGAGGCGCTCTCCGACGCCCTGCGGCAGGAGGTGCGCCCGTTCGGCGTGGACGTGGCGATCATCGAGCCGGGTCTGATCCGCACCGGCTTCGGCGCGGTGGCCGCGTCCTCGCTCGGCGCCGGCGCCGACCCGACCGGCCCGTACGGTCGGATGGTCGCCGCGGTGGACGCGGCGATGGCGAAGTCCTACCGCAACCCGCTGCTCGCCGCGCCGCCGGAGGCGGTGGCCCGGGTGATCGAGCGGTCCGTCGTCGCCCGCCGCCCGCGCACCCGCTACCTGGTCACCGCCGCCGCGTGGGCGATGGTGCACACCCGCCGGCTGCTCGGCGCCCGGCTCTTCGACGCGGTCAACCGGCTCCAGTTCCGCTGA
- a CDS encoding universal stress protein, with product MSDDEILVGYDGSTDASVALDWALDEAGRSGRPVRLAYVFEWLTVAGWIGPGVAPGVWPDETARRQVEELVRKAAADAAAERPGLTVHGEVFDGPPALVLQERSAGAGMLVLGSRGHGGFGGLLAGSTAVSVTAHAHCPVVVVRDGQAATSGPVVVGSDGSPSALRALGFAVERAAQRDVPLRVLRAWEPPGDRWVPPDFDPQETAATERAAAEAELAPWRESFPDVPVEIEAVPGSAAALLVEASRSAQLVVVGSRGRGGLRGMLLGSVSQQLIQHAHCPVAVVREP from the coding sequence GTGAGTGACGACGAGATCCTGGTCGGCTACGACGGGTCCACCGACGCGTCGGTGGCGCTGGACTGGGCGCTGGACGAGGCGGGCCGCTCCGGTCGGCCGGTGCGGTTGGCGTACGTCTTCGAGTGGTTGACCGTGGCCGGGTGGATCGGTCCGGGCGTGGCCCCCGGGGTCTGGCCGGACGAAACGGCCCGCCGGCAGGTCGAGGAACTGGTCCGCAAGGCGGCGGCGGACGCCGCCGCCGAGCGGCCCGGCCTCACCGTGCACGGCGAGGTCTTCGACGGGCCGCCCGCGCTGGTGCTCCAGGAACGCTCCGCCGGGGCGGGGATGCTGGTGCTCGGCAGCCGGGGGCACGGCGGATTCGGCGGGCTGCTCGCCGGCTCCACCGCGGTGTCGGTGACCGCGCACGCCCACTGCCCGGTGGTGGTGGTGCGCGACGGCCAGGCCGCCACGTCGGGGCCGGTGGTGGTCGGCTCGGACGGCTCCCCCTCGGCGCTGCGGGCGCTCGGCTTCGCCGTCGAGCGGGCCGCCCAGCGCGACGTGCCGCTGCGGGTGCTGCGGGCCTGGGAGCCGCCCGGCGACCGCTGGGTGCCGCCGGACTTCGACCCGCAGGAGACCGCCGCGACCGAACGGGCCGCCGCCGAGGCGGAGCTGGCCCCGTGGCGGGAGAGCTTCCCCGACGTGCCGGTGGAGATCGAGGCGGTGCCCGGCAGCGCGGCCGCGCTGCTGGTGGAGGCGAGCCGGTCGGCGCAGCTGGTGGTGGTCGGCAGCCGGGGCCGGGGCGGGCTGCGCGGCATGCTGCTCGGCTCGGTCAGTCAGCAGCTCATCCAGCACGCGCACTGCCCGGTGGCGGTGGTCCGCGAGCCCTGA
- a CDS encoding universal stress protein, which produces MAAPSHGAVVVGVGRSAEDLTVVRTAAGEAAAHGRPLHLVHAFNWAASPGPAPAGGTRVDAENLLEKAGQVAADAAPDVPVSGEIVEGSPVEALLRAADAAFLVALGDGGMASCPTCVPADAPAVELASRAGCPVLVGRTGAAPPGPLLVGYDGSPGSRATLRYAFDCAERRGARLLAVRVVETDRHDGDDGLLEEAVNRHAVRHPRVAAACQTVRGDPGEVLLDRSRSAQLALVGARGDGPVRSTLGAVSQALLYHSPAPLIVVRGVGDDAGDGP; this is translated from the coding sequence ATGGCCGCACCGAGCCACGGCGCGGTGGTGGTCGGCGTCGGCCGGTCGGCGGAGGACCTGACGGTGGTCCGGACGGCCGCCGGCGAGGCCGCGGCCCACGGCCGGCCGCTGCACCTCGTGCACGCGTTCAACTGGGCCGCGTCCCCTGGACCGGCGCCGGCCGGCGGCACCCGCGTCGACGCGGAGAACCTGCTGGAGAAGGCCGGGCAGGTGGCCGCGGACGCCGCGCCGGACGTGCCGGTCAGCGGCGAGATCGTCGAGGGCTCGCCGGTCGAGGCGCTGCTGCGGGCCGCCGACGCCGCGTTCCTGGTGGCGCTCGGTGACGGCGGCATGGCCAGCTGCCCCACCTGCGTCCCGGCCGACGCCCCGGCGGTGGAACTGGCCTCCCGGGCCGGCTGCCCGGTGCTGGTCGGGCGCACCGGGGCGGCGCCGCCCGGGCCGCTGCTGGTCGGCTACGACGGCTCCCCCGGCTCGCGGGCCACGCTCCGCTACGCCTTCGACTGCGCCGAACGCCGGGGGGCCCGGCTGCTCGCCGTGCGGGTGGTCGAGACGGACCGGCACGACGGCGACGACGGCCTGCTGGAGGAGGCGGTCAACCGGCACGCCGTACGGCACCCCCGGGTGGCCGCCGCCTGCCAGACCGTCCGCGGCGATCCGGGCGAGGTCCTGCTCGACCGGTCCCGGTCGGCGCAGCTCGCGCTGGTCGGCGCGCGCGGCGACGGGCCGGTACGGTCCACACTGGGCGCGGTCAGCCAGGCCCTGCTCTACCACTCGCCGGCCCCGCTGATCGTCGTACGGGGCGTCGGTGACGACGCCGGGGACGGGCCATGA
- a CDS encoding TetR/AcrR family transcriptional regulator, with product MSNDRLETILTAAYECFTRHGMRRTTMDDIAAAAGMSRPAVYQYVRNKDDAYRRLAERLFADSLDRARRVADAPGGDLAGRVHDVLAAKLELTLTLHRESRHATELLDASGKLTGDLVDAYTTELTDLVTATLADAAGPRARAVADVLVALTRGLEADLTDPDLPRRRLRDGVALVVAGLPRPQGDHR from the coding sequence ATGTCGAACGACCGGCTGGAGACGATCCTGACCGCCGCGTACGAGTGCTTCACCCGGCACGGGATGCGGCGCACCACCATGGACGACATCGCGGCGGCCGCCGGGATGTCCCGGCCGGCGGTCTACCAGTACGTGCGCAACAAGGACGACGCCTACCGGCGGCTGGCCGAGCGGCTCTTCGCCGACTCGCTCGACCGGGCCCGGCGGGTGGCCGACGCGCCCGGCGGGGACCTGGCCGGGCGGGTGCACGACGTGCTCGCCGCCAAGCTGGAACTCACCCTCACGCTGCACCGGGAGAGCCGGCACGCCACCGAGCTGCTCGACGCCAGCGGCAAGCTCACCGGCGACCTCGTCGACGCGTACACCACCGAGCTGACCGACCTGGTGACCGCCACGCTGGCGGACGCCGCCGGGCCGCGGGCCCGCGCGGTGGCCGACGTGCTCGTCGCGCTCACCCGCGGCCTGGAGGCCGACCTCACCGACCCCGACCTGCCCCGACGGCGGCTGCGCGACGGCGTCGCGCTGGTCGTCGCGGGCCTGCCCCGACCTCAGGGAGACCACAGATGA
- a CDS encoding phosphoketolase family protein — translation MDTALDLHSPLTEDELRRLDAYWRAANYLTVGQIYLLDNPLLREPLKPEHIKPRLLGHWGTSPGLNLLYTHLNRVIVDRDLSAIFVTGPGHGGPALVANTWLEGTYSELYHHIPRDEAGMQRLFRQFSFPGGIPSHVAPEVPGSIHEGGELGYALSHAYGAAFDNPDLLVACVIGDGEAETGPLAGSWLSTVFLNPARDGAVLPILHLNGYKIANPTVLDRIPTDDLLDLMRGYGHQPYVVEGDDPVAVHQLLAATLDRAVDEIAKIQRRARSGGEVERPRWPMIVLRTPKGWTGPTDVDGKQVEGTFRAHQVPIAEVRDNPAHLAELERWLRSYRPEELFDATGGPVAELAALPPTGDRRMSANPVANGGKLLRDLDLPDFRDYAVEVEEPGGTVAGAAGALGPWVRDVIVRNPQTFRLFGPDEVASNRLGAAFEVTDRAFVGRRLPSDDHLSPDGRVMEVLSEHLCEGWLEGYLLTGRHGLFTSYEAFIHIVDSMVNQHAKWLKVTRHIPWREPIASLNYLLSSHVWRQDHNGFSHQDPGFIDHVVNKKAEVVRVYLPPDANTLLSTMDHCLRSRHYINVVVAGKQPAPNWLTMDEAVQHCRRGLGIWDWASTDDDAEPDVVLACAGDVPTLETLAAADLLRRHLPDLKVRVVNVVDLMRLQPPSEHPHGLPDNEFDTIFTRERPVIFAYHGYPWLIHRLTYRRTNHENLHVRGYKEEGTTTTPFDMVMLNDLDRFHLVIDVIDRVPGLRSRAAHLRQEMVDTRQACRDYTREHGEDDPRVAEWRWIRETDPAVRTGEREE, via the coding sequence ATGGACACCGCTCTCGACCTGCACAGCCCCCTGACCGAAGACGAGCTGCGCCGGCTCGACGCCTACTGGCGGGCGGCCAACTACCTCACCGTCGGGCAGATCTACCTGCTCGACAACCCGCTGCTCCGCGAGCCGCTCAAGCCCGAGCACATCAAGCCGCGCCTGCTGGGCCACTGGGGCACCAGCCCCGGTCTCAACCTGCTCTACACGCACCTCAACCGGGTCATCGTCGACCGGGACCTGTCCGCCATCTTCGTCACCGGCCCCGGCCACGGCGGCCCGGCGCTGGTCGCCAACACCTGGCTGGAGGGCACCTACAGCGAGCTGTACCACCACATCCCCCGGGACGAGGCCGGCATGCAGCGGCTGTTCCGGCAGTTCTCGTTCCCCGGCGGCATCCCCAGCCACGTGGCGCCGGAGGTGCCGGGTTCGATCCACGAGGGCGGCGAGCTGGGATACGCGCTGAGCCACGCCTACGGCGCCGCGTTCGACAACCCGGACCTGCTGGTCGCCTGCGTGATCGGCGACGGCGAGGCGGAGACCGGCCCGCTCGCCGGCAGCTGGCTGTCCACCGTGTTCCTCAACCCGGCCCGGGACGGGGCGGTGCTGCCGATCCTGCACCTCAACGGCTACAAGATCGCCAACCCGACGGTGCTGGACCGGATCCCCACCGACGACCTGCTCGACCTGATGCGCGGCTACGGCCACCAGCCGTACGTGGTGGAGGGCGACGACCCGGTGGCGGTGCACCAGTTGCTCGCCGCGACACTGGACCGGGCGGTCGACGAGATCGCCAAGATCCAGCGCCGGGCCCGCTCCGGCGGCGAGGTCGAGCGTCCCCGCTGGCCGATGATCGTGCTGCGGACGCCGAAGGGCTGGACCGGCCCGACGGACGTCGACGGCAAGCAGGTCGAGGGCACGTTCCGCGCCCACCAGGTGCCGATCGCGGAGGTGCGCGACAACCCGGCGCACCTGGCCGAGCTGGAGCGCTGGCTGCGCAGCTACCGGCCGGAGGAGCTGTTCGACGCCACCGGCGGCCCGGTCGCCGAGCTGGCCGCGCTGCCCCCGACCGGTGACCGGCGGATGAGCGCCAATCCGGTGGCCAACGGCGGCAAGCTGCTGCGCGACCTGGACCTGCCCGACTTCCGGGACTACGCGGTCGAGGTCGAGGAGCCCGGCGGCACGGTGGCCGGGGCGGCCGGCGCGCTCGGCCCGTGGGTTCGCGACGTGATCGTCCGCAACCCGCAGACCTTCCGCCTGTTCGGCCCGGACGAGGTCGCCTCGAACCGGCTCGGCGCCGCGTTCGAGGTCACCGACCGCGCGTTCGTCGGCCGGCGGCTGCCGTCCGACGACCACCTCTCCCCCGACGGCCGGGTGATGGAGGTGCTCTCCGAGCACCTCTGCGAGGGTTGGCTGGAGGGCTACCTGCTGACCGGCCGGCACGGTCTGTTCACCAGCTACGAGGCGTTCATCCACATCGTCGACTCGATGGTCAACCAGCACGCCAAGTGGCTCAAGGTGACCCGGCACATCCCCTGGCGGGAGCCGATCGCATCGCTGAACTACCTGCTCTCCAGCCACGTCTGGCGGCAGGACCACAACGGCTTCTCGCACCAGGACCCGGGCTTCATCGACCACGTGGTCAACAAGAAGGCCGAGGTGGTCCGGGTCTACCTGCCGCCGGACGCCAACACGCTGCTCTCCACCATGGACCACTGCCTGCGCAGCCGGCACTACATCAACGTGGTGGTGGCCGGGAAGCAGCCGGCACCGAACTGGCTCACCATGGACGAGGCGGTGCAGCACTGCCGCCGGGGCCTGGGCATCTGGGACTGGGCCAGCACCGACGACGACGCCGAGCCGGACGTGGTGCTCGCCTGCGCCGGCGACGTGCCCACGCTGGAGACCCTCGCGGCGGCCGACCTGCTGCGCCGCCACCTGCCCGACCTGAAGGTCCGGGTGGTCAACGTGGTCGACCTGATGCGCCTGCAACCGCCGTCGGAGCACCCGCACGGGCTGCCCGACAACGAGTTCGACACCATCTTCACCCGCGAACGGCCGGTCATCTTCGCCTACCACGGCTACCCGTGGCTGATCCACCGGCTCACCTACCGCCGGACCAACCACGAGAACCTGCACGTACGCGGCTACAAGGAGGAGGGCACCACCACCACCCCGTTCGACATGGTGATGCTCAACGACCTGGACCGCTTCCACCTGGTCATCGACGTCATCGACCGGGTGCCCGGGCTGCGTTCGCGCGCCGCGCACCTGCGCCAGGAGATGGTGGACACCCGCCAGGCCTGCCGCGACTACACCCGCGAGCACGGCGAGGACGACCCGCGGGTCGCCGAGTGGCGCTGGATCCGCGAGACCGATCCCGCTGTCCGGACCGGTGAGCGCGAGGAGTGA
- a CDS encoding PP2C family protein-serine/threonine phosphatase — MFRRRPLDRPVEAARRLTAGRLTLEIAGGSVVGHRYPENYDVLHLDPELPLAVVCDGMGEGEGSRVAGTTAAETFVAQVRAGWPAVDAAGLRAAVAETQRQVRRAGAGQPGLTGCTLTALVVEPDGDQGWLAQLGDSRAYRLRDGLLELVTVDHTMAWLGLLHGWWPADSPEAARARYQLLRYVGHPDRPEPDLLAVPLRRGDTWLLCTDGVSDQLGYHRLRDLLAARRDPARTVRALLAATLDAGGDDNATAVVLRVHPALPAPR, encoded by the coding sequence GTGTTCCGCCGCCGCCCACTGGACCGGCCGGTCGAGGCCGCCCGCCGGCTCACCGCCGGACGGCTCACCCTGGAGATCGCCGGGGGCAGCGTGGTCGGGCACCGCTACCCGGAGAACTACGACGTGCTGCACCTCGACCCGGAGCTGCCGCTGGCCGTGGTCTGCGACGGCATGGGCGAGGGCGAGGGCAGCCGGGTGGCCGGCACGACCGCGGCGGAGACGTTCGTGGCCCAGGTCCGCGCCGGGTGGCCCGCCGTCGACGCCGCCGGGCTGCGCGCCGCCGTCGCCGAGACCCAGCGGCAGGTACGCCGGGCCGGGGCCGGTCAACCCGGGCTGACCGGGTGCACGCTCACCGCGCTGGTGGTCGAGCCGGACGGCGACCAGGGCTGGCTGGCGCAGCTCGGCGACTCCCGGGCGTACCGGCTGCGCGACGGGCTGCTGGAGCTGGTCACGGTGGACCACACGATGGCCTGGCTGGGCCTGCTGCACGGGTGGTGGCCGGCGGACTCCCCCGAGGCGGCGCGGGCCCGCTACCAGCTTCTGCGCTACGTCGGTCACCCGGACCGGCCGGAGCCGGACCTGCTCGCCGTGCCGCTGCGGCGGGGGGACACCTGGTTGCTCTGCACCGACGGGGTGAGCGACCAGCTCGGCTACCACCGGCTGCGCGACCTGCTCGCCGCCCGCCGGGACCCGGCGCGGACCGTGCGCGCCCTGCTCGCCGCCACCCTCGACGCGGGTGGCGACGACAACGCCACCGCCGTGGTGCTGCGCGTCCACCCCGCCCTGCCCGCGCCGCGCTGA